CTCGCGCGCAACACCGATCCACTTCACCACCAGTTACGTGTTTCCGGATGCGGACCAAGCCGCGGCCCTGTTCAATCTGGAGCGCCCGGGCCACGTCTACTCGCGCATTTCCAATCCGACCAATGCGGTGCTCGAAGAGCGTATCGCTGCCCTCGAAGGCGGTGTGGGCGCGATCGCGGTCGCCAGTGGTCAGGCGGCGCTGCACCTCGCGGTGACCACGCTGATGGGCTGCGGTGGTCACATCGTTGCCTCGCGCTCGCTCTACGGCGGATCGCACAATCTGTTCGCCTACACCCTGCCCCGTTTCGGCATCCAGACCACTTTTGTCGATCCGCGTGACGCCGACGCCTGGCGCGCCGCCATCCGCCCCGAGACCCGCCTGCTGTTCGGCGAGTCGATCGGCAACCCCGGGCTCGACGTGCTCGACATTCCCACCGTGGCCGGAATCGCCCATGCGGCCGGCCTGCCGCTGCTGGTGGACGCCACCCTCGTGAGTCCGGCCCTGCAGCGCCCCTTCGAGCTCGGCGCGGATCTGGTCATGCACTCGGCCACCAAGTTCATCGGTGGCCACGGTGTCGCCGTTGGCGGCCTGCTGGTCGACAGCGGTCGGTTCGACTGGGAAGCCTCCGGCCTGTTTCCGACCCTGACCGAGCCCTACGACGGCTTCCACGGCATGGACTTCGCCGAAGAGTCCCCGGTCGCAGCCTTCCTGCTGCGTGCCAGACGCGAAGGCCTGCGCGATTTCGGCGCCTGCATGTCGCCAATGAACGCTTTCCAGATCCTGCAGGGGCTGGAAACCCTGCCGCTGCGCATGCGCGCCCACGTCGACAACACGAACCGGATTGCAGCCCATCTGGCCGCGCATCCGATGGTGGAAAAGGTCGCCTACCCCGGCCTCGACACCCACCCCGACCACGAACTCGCAGCCCGTCTGCTCCCCGACGGCTGTGGTGCCGTGCTGTCCTTCGACCTCAAGGGCGGACGGGAGGCCGGGCGCGCCTTCATCGGCGCGCTGCGCCTGTTCTCGCACCTGGCC
This genomic interval from Parazoarcus communis contains the following:
- a CDS encoding O-acetylhomoserine aminocarboxypropyltransferase — encoded protein: MTQTGLFGAETLALHAGQSPDATHGSRATPIHFTTSYVFPDADQAAALFNLERPGHVYSRISNPTNAVLEERIAALEGGVGAIAVASGQAALHLAVTTLMGCGGHIVASRSLYGGSHNLFAYTLPRFGIQTTFVDPRDADAWRAAIRPETRLLFGESIGNPGLDVLDIPTVAGIAHAAGLPLLVDATLVSPALQRPFELGADLVMHSATKFIGGHGVAVGGLLVDSGRFDWEASGLFPTLTEPYDGFHGMDFAEESPVAAFLLRARREGLRDFGACMSPMNAFQILQGLETLPLRMRAHVDNTNRIAAHLAAHPMVEKVAYPGLDTHPDHELAARLLPDGCGAVLSFDLKGGREAGRAFIGALRLFSHLANVGDAKSLVIHPASTTHFRMSAEDLAAGGIGEGTVRLSVGLESCADLLADLDRGLYAVGKLNKA